From Streptomyces sp. Edi4, one genomic window encodes:
- a CDS encoding alpha/beta fold hydrolase → MNEPAIGTLKVPGATLRYEVRGSGPVLLLIVGGGGDAGILEPVADALADRYTVVTYDPRGHSRSPLDGPDEDQCVATQADDARRLLDRVAPDGAPAYVFGTSSGAIVAVDLLIRHPERLARVVAHEPVLVSLLPDAAEQHAFFSHVVATFHREGEGAAMAEMSAGCGEERGEKPDLSGLSPGMLATFARVRENSEFFLGRVLGQFSAHVPHGEQLDAHADKLVPAAGWASYGLRLYRPAAALAERYGVALGEFPGGHVGVVTHPDEFALKLDELLRKGQ, encoded by the coding sequence GTGAACGAACCGGCCATCGGCACCTTGAAGGTGCCCGGCGCGACGTTGCGCTACGAGGTGCGCGGGTCAGGGCCCGTGCTGCTGCTCATCGTGGGTGGCGGCGGGGACGCCGGAATCCTCGAACCGGTCGCCGACGCGCTCGCCGACCGCTACACGGTGGTGACCTACGATCCGCGCGGCCACTCGCGCAGCCCCCTTGACGGGCCGGACGAGGACCAGTGCGTGGCGACCCAGGCCGACGACGCCCGCAGGCTGCTCGACCGGGTGGCGCCCGACGGGGCGCCCGCGTACGTCTTCGGCACCAGCTCGGGCGCGATCGTGGCGGTGGACCTGCTGATCCGCCACCCCGAGCGGCTGGCCCGGGTCGTCGCACATGAGCCCGTCCTGGTCTCCCTGCTGCCGGACGCCGCCGAGCAGCACGCCTTTTTCAGCCACGTGGTGGCGACCTTCCACCGCGAGGGGGAGGGCGCGGCCATGGCCGAGATGAGCGCGGGGTGCGGTGAGGAGCGGGGTGAGAAGCCGGACCTGTCCGGGCTGTCACCGGGCATGCTCGCCACGTTCGCGCGGGTGCGGGAGAACTCGGAGTTCTTCCTGGGGCGCGTCCTGGGACAGTTCAGCGCGCACGTCCCACATGGGGAGCAACTGGACGCGCACGCGGACAAGTTGGTGCCGGCCGCGGGGTGGGCGTCGTACGGGCTTCGGCTCTACCGGCCGGCTGCCGCGCTCGCCGAGCGGTACGGGGTCGCGCTCGGGGAGTTCCCGGGCGGCCACGTGGGTGTGGTGACGCACCCCGACGAATTCGCCCTGAAACTGGACGAGTTGCTGCGTAAAGGACAGTGA
- a CDS encoding DUF742 domain-containing protein, whose translation MTTPPGGHPYSGGQQSPGEHGQNRFNYPPAPGRHGQGQGQYQQPYQQPNRRPGPYDQPPQPRIDTVQPRPTPQPSPAAGAHNPLVRPYAMTGGRTRPRYQLAIEALVHTTAEPARLQGQLPEHQRICHLCREIKSVAEISALLTIPLGVARILVADLAEAGLVAIHQPGGDESAGGQPDVTLLERVLSGLRKL comes from the coding sequence GTGACAACACCCCCAGGCGGGCACCCCTACAGCGGTGGACAGCAGTCTCCGGGTGAGCACGGCCAGAACCGCTTCAACTACCCTCCCGCGCCGGGCAGACACGGCCAGGGCCAGGGCCAGTACCAGCAGCCCTACCAGCAGCCGAACCGCCGCCCCGGCCCCTATGACCAGCCGCCGCAGCCCCGGATCGACACGGTGCAGCCGAGGCCGACCCCCCAGCCTTCTCCGGCGGCCGGCGCGCACAACCCTCTGGTGCGCCCGTACGCCATGACCGGCGGCCGCACCAGGCCGCGCTACCAGCTCGCCATCGAGGCGCTGGTGCACACCACGGCGGAACCGGCCAGGCTGCAAGGGCAGTTGCCCGAGCACCAGCGGATCTGCCACCTGTGCCGCGAGATCAAGTCGGTCGCCGAGATCTCCGCACTCCTCACCATTCCCCTCGGCGTTGCCCGGATCCTCGTCGCCGACCTGGCGGAGGCCGGACTTGTCGCCATCCATCAGCCCGGCGGCGACGAGTCCGCGGGCGGACAGCCAGACGTGACACTGCTCGAAAGGGTGCTCAGTGGACTTCGCAAGCTCTAG
- a CDS encoding ATP/GTP-binding protein — protein sequence MDFASSSGGAARSTTSAKIVVAGGFGVGKTTFVGAVSEINPLRTEAVMTSASAGIDDLTHTGDKTTTTVAMDFGRITLDQDLILYLFGTPGQDRFWFMWDDLVRGAIGAVVLVDTRRLADCFPAVDYFENSGLPFVIALNGFDGHQPYTPDEVREALQIGPDTPIIVTDARHRADAKSALITLVEHALMARLR from the coding sequence GTGGACTTCGCAAGCTCTAGCGGCGGTGCCGCCCGTTCCACCACGTCGGCGAAGATCGTGGTGGCGGGCGGCTTCGGCGTGGGCAAGACCACGTTCGTCGGCGCGGTCTCGGAGATCAACCCCCTGCGCACCGAAGCCGTGATGACGTCCGCGAGCGCGGGCATCGACGACCTCACCCACACCGGCGACAAGACGACCACCACGGTCGCCATGGACTTCGGCCGCATCACCCTGGACCAGGACCTGATCCTGTACCTCTTCGGCACCCCCGGCCAGGACCGCTTCTGGTTCATGTGGGACGACCTCGTCCGCGGCGCCATCGGCGCCGTCGTCCTCGTCGACACCCGCCGCCTCGCCGACTGCTTCCCCGCCGTCGACTACTTCGAGAACTCAGGACTCCCCTTCGTCATCGCCCTCAACGGCTTCGACGGACACCAGCCCTACACCCCCGACGAAGTACGCGAAGCACTCCAGATCGGCCCCGACACCCCCATCATCGTCACCGACGCCCGCCACCGCGCCGACGCCAAGAGCGCCCTCATCACCCTCGTCGAACACGCCCTCATGGCACGCCTGCGCTGA
- a CDS encoding roadblock/LC7 domain-containing protein, whose translation MSQAAQNLNWLITNFVDNTPGVSHTVVVSADGLLLAMSEGFPRDRADQLAAVASGLTSLTAGASRIFEGGAVNQTVVEMERGFLFIMSVSDGSSLAVLAHPEADIGLVGYEMALLVDRAGSVLTPDLRAELQGSLLN comes from the coding sequence ATGAGCCAGGCGGCGCAGAATCTGAACTGGTTGATCACCAACTTCGTGGACAACACCCCCGGGGTGTCCCACACGGTGGTGGTCTCCGCCGACGGACTCCTGCTCGCCATGTCCGAAGGCTTCCCCCGGGACCGGGCCGATCAGCTGGCGGCCGTGGCCTCCGGTCTGACCTCCCTCACCGCGGGCGCCTCCCGGATCTTCGAGGGCGGCGCCGTCAACCAGACGGTGGTGGAGATGGAGCGCGGCTTCCTCTTCATCATGTCGGTCTCCGACGGTTCCTCCCTCGCCGTTCTCGCCCACCCCGAGGCCGACATCGGCCTGGTGGGATACGAGATGGCGCTGCTGGTGGACCGGGCCGGAAGCGTGCTGACCCCCGACCTCCGGGCGGAGCTTCAGGGAAGCCTTCTTAACTAG